From the genome of Cryptococcus tetragattii IND107 chromosome 6, whole genome shotgun sequence, one region includes:
- a CDS encoding OPT family small oligopeptide transporter: MPTNPLEAEAYELPQLSQAAISPAKSYLGDIVAEDESVKLLNTEGQPKRDDESELVDDPALYMRRTQDEEVIGRGSKVEDLIARTVPSHDDPTLPTLTLRVIFLGCSFCILGACASQIFYFKSNAPSFSSYFVILATYPLGHLLANERLVPRGKKIFRWEINPGRFSIKEAILVSVLSSSGASSAYAADILAIMDLYFDTPLSPLPSILLLLTTQCIGFGLAGMLQNLLVNPPAMYWPSTLVTVQLFTTLYSTTSSSLSFTQQQLTRARLRVFLLIFLAIFLYQFLPFLFFPTLTSVSLLCLVNNRSWWMRTLGSAYQGLGMMDFSFDWSSIGSSGPLYTPYWALGNYFGGLVGMMWIVLPLLLVLNFWDARSFPSPVSAGLFNATFQKFDVTSILKPDLSLDEAAWEEKKPLLLTPYFALSYGLSFAALSSVLVHVWLWHRNEIKQALSSRLQLNDVHNKLMRSYLPVPSLWYLGLLVVNFGAAVILVKTTPLQMPIWALVLAMVIAAIFLAPVGIIAAVSNTQIGLNVLTEFVAGILMPGKPIGNVTFKCYGYMAMSQALALTADLKLGWYTSIPPREMFTCQIIGTVLGALTNYATLVSVMAAKRPYLNGSLTDPTGQWTGRAPSIFYSASIIWGAVAPARFFSGGYEVLYLGFIVGALVPVGFWLAHKKWPGYKLNKVVFPIVCSGATVVPQYPSNIILTSLLTAVLVNSWFAKRHPKLHSQYVYVASSALDAGTSITALAIYVLFGGVFWSWNGWEWWGNSAVDSEHCVPGS; this comes from the exons GGCTGCTATCTCACCTGCGAAATCATATTTGGGAGACATTGTAGCGGAGGACGAGAGCGTCAAATTGCTGAATACTGAAGGACAGCCCAAACGAGATGACGAGAGCGAACTGGTAGATGACCCTGCGCTGTACATGCGGCGAAcgcaagatgaagaagtgatCGGGAGAGGTAGCAAGGTCGAGGATCTGATTGCCAGG ACCGTTCCATCACATGATGAcccaactcttccaactctcaCCTTGCGCGTAATCTTCCTCGGCTGCTCATTTTGTATATTGGGAGCTTGTGCTTCCCAAATATTTTACTTCAAGTCTAACGCgccttcattctcttcgtACTTTGTGATTTTAGCTACATATCCCCTGGGCCATTTACTGGCAAACGAGAGGCTTGTGCcgagaggaaagaagatattCAGATGGGAGATAAATCCGGGAAGATTTAGCATCAAAGAGGCCATTCTGGTCAG CGTGCTGTCTTCCTCTGGTGCTTCTTCAGCCTACGCTGCCGATATCTTGGCTATCATGGATCTGTATTTCGACACTCCACTGTCGCCATTACCCTCCATTTTACTACTTTTGACAACCCAGTGCATAGGGTTTGGTCTCGCTG GGATGTTACAAAACTTACTGGTCAACCCACCTGCCATGTACTGGCCCTCAACCCTCGTTACTGTCCAGCTCTTCACCACCCTATATTCTACAACATCATCAAGTCTATCATTCACCCAGCAGCAACTTACTCGTGCGAGGCTTCGAGTCTTTCTACttatcttcctcgccaTATTTCTCTATCAATTCCTCCCTTTCTTATTCTTCCCGACACTGACCAGTGTATCACTGCTATGTCTCGTCAACAACCGTTCGTGGTGGATGCGGACGCTGGGTAGTGCTTATCAGGGActggggatgatggatttTAGTTTTGACTGGAGTAGTATTGGCTCGTCTGGGCCATTATATACCCCCTACTGGGCTCTTGGGAACTATTTCGGAGGTTTGGTTGGAATGATGTGGATT GTATTACCTTTGCTTTTGGTGCTCAACTTCTGGGATGCTAGAAGTTTTCCCTCTCCAGTGTCGGCTGGGCTTTTTAACGCGACATTCCAGAAGTTTGATGTAACCTCAATCCTCAAACCCGATTTGTCGCTGGACGAAGCTGCatgggaggaaaagaaaccTTTACTTCTCACTCCCTATTT TGCCTTGAGTTACGGATTATCTTTTGCCGCCCTGTCAAGTGTTTTGGTACATGTCTGGCTCTGGCACAGGAATGAGATCAAGCAAG CTCTTTCAAGCAGATTACAGCTTAATGATGTTCACAA TAAACTTATGCGATCATACCTACCAGTGCCTTCGCTATGGTATTTAGGGCTTTTGGTCGTTAATTTTGGCGCTGCAG TCATCCTGGTCAAAACCACTCCATTGCAGATGCCAATATGGGCCCTGGTGTTGGCAATGGTCATCGCCGCT ATCTTTCTGGCTCC TGTCGGTATCATAGCGGCTGTCAGCAATACACAAATAGGACTT AATGTCTTGACTGAATT CGTGGCCGGTATTCTCATGCCGGGTAAGCCAATAGGCAA TGTCACATTCAAATGTTATGGAT ATATGGCCATGTCACAAGCCCTTGCTCTCACTGCTGACTTAAAGCTGGGGTGGTATACGTCCATTCCCCCTCGAGAAATGTTCACATGTCAAATCATTGGAACTGTTCTGGGAGCTCTCACGAATT ATGCCACTCTTGTATCCGTCATGGCTGCAAAGAGACCATATCTAAACGGCTCCCTGACTGATCCTACGGGGCAATGGACTGGACGCGCCCCTAGTATATTTTACTCTGCCAGTATTATCTGGGGAGCCGTTGCCCCTGCACGCTTCTTCAGCGGTGGGTATGAAGTCCTCTATCTCGGTTTTATAGTGGGGGCACTTGTGCCTGTTGGTTTTTGGTTGGCACATAAGAAATGGCCCGGGTACAAGTTAAATAAGGTGGTATTCCCTATCGTTTGTAGCGGTGCGACTGTGGTCCCTCAGTA TCCGAGcaacatcatcctcacttcTCTCTTAACCGCGGTTTTGGTAAATTCTTGGTTTGCGAAGCGCCATCCCAAGTTGCACAGCCAGTACGTATATGTAGCTTCATCAGCTCTGGACGCTGGGACGTCAATAACAGCGCTGGCGATTTATGTACTCTTCGGAGGTGTGTTTTGGAGCTGGAACGGGTGGGAATGGTGGGGTAACTCGGCAGTGGATTCTGAGCACTGCGTCCCTGGGAGCTGA